The Agromyces marinus genome window below encodes:
- the galK gene encoding galactokinase translates to MTDTAASAEHGFAEQFGRRPAGVWSAPGRVNLIGEHTDYNDGFVFPFAIDRRTAVALADRDDRVVRVASTFSPETVEVHLDGLVPDAVSGWAAYPLGVVWALGEFGADLRHVRGVDLHIGSDVPIGAGLSSSAAIECAVALALDEHWGLGFDRATLAKVGRLAENRVVGAPTGIMDQSASLLGETDAGVFLDCRSLDADVIPLGFAEAGLSLLVIDTRVSHAHATGGYAARRASCEAGARALEVESLREVRVDDLDRARDLLDDETFRRVRHVVTENQRVLDTVRTLREHGPGAIGPLLDASHASMRDDFEISVPELDLAVETAQAHGAIGARMTGGGFGGSAIALVIDDLVPVITRAVREAFADHGHREPAIFPVHAAQGARRDA, encoded by the coding sequence GTGACCGACACCGCAGCCTCCGCCGAGCACGGCTTCGCCGAGCAGTTCGGCCGTCGTCCGGCCGGCGTCTGGTCCGCCCCCGGGCGGGTGAACCTCATCGGCGAGCACACCGACTACAACGACGGCTTCGTGTTCCCGTTCGCGATCGACCGACGCACCGCCGTCGCCCTCGCAGACCGCGACGACCGTGTGGTCCGCGTCGCCTCGACGTTCTCGCCCGAGACCGTCGAGGTCCACCTCGACGGCCTCGTGCCCGATGCGGTGAGCGGCTGGGCCGCCTACCCGCTCGGCGTCGTCTGGGCGCTCGGCGAGTTCGGCGCCGACCTGCGGCACGTGCGCGGCGTCGACCTCCACATCGGGTCCGACGTGCCGATCGGCGCCGGGCTGTCCTCCTCGGCCGCGATCGAGTGCGCCGTCGCGCTGGCGCTCGACGAGCACTGGGGACTCGGCTTCGACCGGGCGACGCTGGCGAAGGTCGGCCGGCTGGCCGAGAACCGCGTCGTCGGCGCCCCGACGGGAATCATGGACCAGTCGGCGTCACTGCTCGGCGAGACCGACGCGGGCGTGTTCCTCGACTGCCGAAGCCTCGACGCCGACGTGATCCCGCTCGGGTTCGCCGAGGCCGGCCTGTCCCTGCTCGTCATCGACACGCGCGTCAGCCACGCGCACGCGACCGGCGGCTACGCCGCCCGGCGAGCGTCGTGCGAGGCCGGGGCACGGGCGCTCGAGGTCGAATCGCTGCGCGAGGTGCGGGTCGACGACCTCGACCGGGCCCGCGACCTGCTCGACGACGAGACGTTCCGGCGCGTGCGGCACGTCGTCACCGAGAACCAGCGGGTGCTCGACACCGTCCGCACGCTGCGCGAACACGGCCCCGGCGCGATCGGTCCCCTCCTGGACGCCTCGCACGCGTCGATGCGCGACGACTTCGAGATCTCGGTGCCCGAACTCGACCTGGCCGTCGAGACCGCCCAGGCGCACGGCGCCATCGGCGCCCGCATGACGGGTGGCGGGTTCGGCGGTTCCGCGATCGCGCTCGTGATCGACGACCTCGTCCCGGTGATCACGCGAGCGGTCCGCGAGGCGTTCGCCGACCACGGCCACCGCGAGCCGGCGATCTTCCCCGTGCACGCCGCCCAGGGCGCCCGGCGCGACGCCTGA
- a CDS encoding YbaK/EbsC family protein has translation MSSDHAPASTGARSHAAVDRVAAALVAQGVEPGIVWFDDAVTTAQLAADALGVEVGQIANSLVFTLDDEPVLVLTSGAHRVDTDWLGARLGGTIGRASKETVRAATGQVIGGVAPVGHPAPVRTFVDVDLAGFDEVWAAAGHARTVFPTTFTELVRITGGTPTAVEPGAGATGGA, from the coding sequence ATGAGTTCCGACCACGCCCCCGCATCCACTGGCGCTCGATCGCACGCCGCCGTCGATCGCGTCGCCGCGGCCCTCGTCGCGCAGGGCGTCGAGCCCGGGATCGTGTGGTTCGACGATGCCGTCACGACCGCGCAGCTGGCCGCCGACGCCCTCGGCGTCGAGGTCGGCCAGATCGCCAACTCGCTCGTGTTCACCCTCGACGACGAACCGGTGCTCGTGCTCACGTCGGGTGCGCACCGGGTCGACACGGACTGGCTCGGTGCACGGCTCGGCGGCACCATCGGCCGTGCGTCGAAGGAGACCGTGAGGGCCGCCACCGGTCAGGTGATCGGCGGGGTCGCACCCGTCGGGCATCCTGCGCCGGTGCGCACGTTCGTCGACGTCGACCTCGCGGGCTTCGACGAGGTCTGGGCCGCCGCAGGGCATGCCAGGACCGTCTTCCCGACGACGTTCACCGAACTGGTGCGGATCACGGGCGGGACGCCGACCGCCGTGGAACCCGGGGCGGGCGCGACCGGGGGCGCGTGA